From the genome of Aricia agestis chromosome 9, ilAriAges1.1, whole genome shotgun sequence, one region includes:
- the LOC121730149 gene encoding 39S ribosomal protein L53, mitochondrial, which produces MSIPYSGTFKRSGGVVSAIGKQLKAVNLKAAKRITVKFDPFADNVTHTRNFLHYMSAKKIALTNTNCALKTEVVCDRSEPTIEITLAPSIAETEKIAKVTFKCGNLTCLEILQLLNKHISSKAPVDQIATTQTKLEKKSKKK; this is translated from the exons ATGTCTATACCATATAGTGGAACATTCAAGAGATCTGGAGGTGTTGTATCAGCAATAGGAAAACAATTAAAAGCTGTAAATCTCAAAGCGGCTAAAAGGATTACAGTAAAATTTGACCCGTTTGCCGATAATGTTACTCATACAAG GAACTTTTTACATTATATGAGCGCGAAGAAGATAGCTTTAACAAATACAAATTGTGCTCTTAAAACTGAAGTAGTTTGTGACAGAAGTGAACCTACTATTGAAATAACATTAGCACCATCAATAGCTG AAAcagaaaaaattgcaaaagttaccTTTAAGTGTGGCAATTTAACCTGCCTTGAGATACTTCAGCTGTTGAACAAGCACATATCATCCAAGGCACCAGTCGATCAAATAGCCACTACACAAACCAAATTAGAAAAGAAGTCTAAAAAGAAGTAG
- the LOC121730152 gene encoding uncharacterized protein LOC121730152: protein MSRKGNLHVVEEIYNQLPAFTDVFSEDTFYMFAALFVVSTIIVAFILSRFITIKPVE from the coding sequence ATGTCTCGAAAGGGTAATCTTCATGTTGTTGAAGAAATATATAATCAGTTGCCAGCCTTCACCGATGTCTTCTCCGAAGACACTTTCTACATGTTTGCGGCTTTGTTTGTTGTGTCTACAATAATAGTTGCATTTATACTATCAagattcattacaattaaacctgtagaataa
- the LOC121730126 gene encoding protein argonaute-2, with protein MYPVGQPPAGETSAGAVGVSGAASVAAGTTGAAPGAPSTAPATGAAGAVAPGAPGIALVAAVAPPPDLPVLTCPRRPNLGHEGRPIMLRANHFQITMPRGFVHHYDVNIQPDKCPRKVNREIVETMVHCYNKIFGALKPVFDGRNNLYTRDPLPIGNDRVELEVILPGEGKDRVFRVTIKWVAQVSLFALEEALEGRTRQIPYDAILALDVVMRHLPSMMYTPVGRSFFSSPEGYYHPLGGGREVWFGFHQSVRPSQWKMMLNIDVSATAFYKAQPVIEFMCEVLDIRDINEQRKPLTDSQRVKFTKEIKGLKIEITHCGTMKRKYRVCNVTRRPAQMQSFPLQLENGQTVECTVAKYFLDKYKMKLRYPHLPCLQVGQEHKHTYLPLEVCNIVPGQRCIKKLTDMQTSTMIKATARSAPDREREINNLVRRANFNTDLYVKEFGLTISNNMMEVRGRVLPPPKLQYGGRVSSLGGQQALPNQGVWDMRGKQFFMGVEIRVWAIACFAPQRTVREDALKNFTQQLQKISNDAGMPIIGQPCFCKYATGPDQVEPMFKYLKSTFMQLQLVVVVLPGKTPVYAEVKRVGDTVLGMATQCVQAKNVNKTSPQTLSNLCLKINVKLGGINSILVPSLRPKVFNEPVIFLGVDVTHPPAGDNKKPSIAAVVGSMDAHPSRYAATVRVQQHRQEIVHEMSSMVQELLIMFYKSTGGFKPHRIIMYRDGISEGQFIHVLQHELTAVREACIKLEAEYKPGITFIVVQKRHHTRLFCADKKEQSGKSGNIPAGTTVDLGITHPTEFDFYLCSHQGIQGTSRPSHYHVLWDDNHFGSDELQCLTYQLCHTYVRCTRSVSIPAPAYYAHLVAFRARYHLVEKEHDSGEGSHQSACSEDRTPGAMARAITVHAVTKKVMYFA; from the exons ATGTACCCCGTTGGCCAAC CTCCAGCGGGGGAGACGAGTGCAGGAGCGGTGGGTGTATCGGGTGCCGCGAGTGTGGCAGCAGGCACGACAGGTGCAGCTCCTGGGGCCCCGAGCACCGCGCCCGCTACGGGGGCTGCGGGTGCGGTCGCCCCCGGAGCGCCCGGGATCGCGCTCGTCGCTGCTGTCGCTCCGCCCCCCGACCTACCAGTTCTAACATGCCCGAGAAGACCAAATCTCGGGCACGAGGGCAGACCTATTATGCTTCGTGCTAATCATTTCCAAATAACGATGCCCAGAGGATTTGTACATCATTACGATGTCAATATACAACCTGACAAATGTCCTAGAAAG GTCAATAGAGAAATTGTAGAAACTATGGTAcattgttataataaaatatttggtgCTTTGAAACCAGTTTTTGATGGAAGAAATAATTTGTATACAAGAGACCCACTGCCTATTGGTAACGACAGAGTTGAATTGGAAGTTATTTTGCCCGGGGAAGGGAAAGATAGAGTATTCCGTGTCACTATCAAATGGGTAGCACAA GTGTCATTATTTGCCCTTGAAGAGGCCCTGGAAGGACGCACGAGACAAATTCCGTATGATGCTATATTAGCTTTGGATGTAGTTATGAGGCACTTACCTTCCATGATGTACACCCCAGTGGGAAGGTCATTCTTTTCATCTCCAGAAGGATACTACCATCCTCTAGGTGGTGGCAGAGAAGTGTGGTTTGGTTTCCATCAGTCAGTGCGGCCGAGCCAGTGGAAAATGATGCTGAATATTGATG ttTCTGCAACTGCATTTTATAAGGCTCAGCCAGTAATAGAGTTTATGTGTGAAGTGTTAGATATAAGGGACATTAACGAACAAAGGAAACCACTGACGGACTCCCAGAGAGTTAAGTTTACGAAAGAAATCAAGGGactaaaaattgaaattactcaCTGTGGGACTATGAAACGTAAATACAGAGTTTGCAATGTGACTCGTCGGCCGGCGCAGATGCAATC gtTCCCTCTGCAATTGGAAAACGGACAGACTGTGGAATGTACTGTGGCTAAGTACTTCTTGGATAAATACAAAATGAAGTTACGGTACCCGCATTTGCCATGCTTGCAAGTGGGCCAGGAGCACAAACACACATACCTACCACTGGAGGTGTGCAACATTGTACCGGGACAGAGATGCATCAAGAAACTGACAGACATGCAGACATCTACGATGATCAAGGCCACTGCTCGATCGGCACCAGACAG GGAGCGCGAGATCAACAATCTAGTGCGGCGCGCGAACTTCAACACCGATCTATACGTGAAGGAGTTCGGTCTGACGATATCCAACAACATGATGGAGGTGCGCGGGCGCGTGCTGCCGCCGCCGAAGCTGCAGTATGGCGGACGGGTGTCCTCGCTCGGTGGGCAG CAAGCTTTACCGAACCAAGGTGTATGGGACATGCGCGGCAAGCAGTTTTTCATGGGCGTTGAAATCCGAGTGTGGGCGATTGCATGTTTCGCACCACAAAGAACTGTCCGAGAGGATGCACTCAA GAATTTCACACAGCAGCTACAGAAGATATCGAACGATGCCGGCATGCCGATCATAGGCCAGCCGTGCTTCTGCAAGTATGCCACTGGCCCGGACCAGGTCGAGCCCATGTTCAAGTACCTCAAGTCTACGTTCATGCAACTCCAGCTGGTTGTTGTTGTGCTACCCGGCAAGACTCCTGTTTATG cGGAAGTAAAGCGCGTAGGTGATACAGTCTTGGGCATGGCGACGCAGTGCGTGCAAGCTAAAAACGTGAACAAGACGTCGCCGCAGACGCTCAGCAACTTGTGTCTGAAGATCAACGTCAAGCTTGGTGGTATTAACTCCATCTTGGTGCCCTCACTCCGTCCGAAg GTGTTCAACGAGCCGGTGATATTCCTGGGCGTGGACGTGACGCATCCGCCTGCAGGCGACAACAAGAAGCCGTCTATCGCGGCGGTGGTGGGCTCCATGGACGCCCACCCCTCGCGGTACGCCGCCACTGTGAGGGTGCAGCAGCATAG ACAGGAGATAGTCCATGAGATGAGCAGTATGGTGCAAGAGCTGCTGATAATGTTCTACAAGAGCACCGGGGGCTTCAAGCCGCACCGCATCATCATGTACCGGGATGGCATCTCCGAGGGACAGTTCATACATGTGCTGCAACATGAGCTCACCGCTGTTAGAGAGGCTTGTATCAAG CTGGAGGCGGAATACAAGCCGGGTATCACGTTCATAGTGGTGCAGAAGCGTCACCACACGCGGTTGTTCTGCGCGGACAAGAAGGAGCAGTCGGGCAAGTCGGGCAACATCCCCGCCGGCACCACCGTCGACCTCGGCATCACACATCCCACCGAGTTCGACTTCTACCTGTGCAGTCATCAGGGTATACAG GGTACATCTCGTCCGTCGCACTACCACGTGCTGTGGGACGACAACCACTTCGGTTCGGACGAACTGCAGTGTCTGACGTACCAGCTGTGTCACACGTACGTCCGCTGCACGCGCTCCGTGTCCATCCCCGCGCCCGCCTACTACGCCCATCTCGTCGCCTTCCGAGCCAg